Proteins encoded in a region of the Arvicanthis niloticus isolate mArvNil1 chromosome 16, mArvNil1.pat.X, whole genome shotgun sequence genome:
- the LOC117721706 gene encoding elongin-C — protein MDGEEKNYGGCEGPDAMYVKLISSDGHEFIVKREHALTSGTIKAMLSGPGQFAENETNEVNFREIPSHVLSKVCMYFTYKVRYTNSSTEIPEFPIAPEIALELLMAANFLDC, from the coding sequence ATggatggagaggaaaaaaacTACGGTGGCTGTGAAGGCCCTGATGCTATGTATGTGAAATTAATATCTTCCGATGGTCATGAATTCATTGTAAAACGAGAACATGCATTAACATCAGGAACAATAAAGGCCATGTTGAGTGGTCCAGGTCAGTTTGCCGAGAATGAAACCAACGAGGTCAATTTTAGAGAGATCCCTTCACATGTGCTATCGAAAGTGTGCATGTATTTCACCTACAAGGTCCGCTATACTAACAGCTCCACTGAAATTCCTGAATTCCCAATTGCACCTGAAATTGCACTGGAACTGCTGATGGCTGCGAACTTCCTagattgttaa
- the Npy5r gene encoding neuropeptide Y receptor type 5 produces the protein MEVTFEENVNKTFVTENNTAASRNTAFPAWEDYRGTENNTSAARNTAFPVWEDYRGSVDDLQYFLIGLYTFVSLLGFMGNLLILMAVMKKRNQKTTVNFLIGNLAFSDILVVLFCSPFTLTSVLLDQWMFGKAMCHIMPFLQCVSVLVSTLILISIAIVRYHMIKHPISNNLTANHGYFLIATVWTLGFAICSPLPVFHSLVELKETFGSALLSSKYLCVESWPSDSYRIAFTISLLLVQYILPLVCLTVSHTSVCRSISCGLSHKENRLEENEMINLTLHPSKKSRNQAKPPNTQKWSYSFIRKHRRRYSKKTACVLPAPAGPSQEKHLTVPEKPGSVRSQLSPSSKVIPGVPICFEVKPEESSDAHEMRVKRSITRIKKRSRSVFYRLTVLILVFAVSWMPLHVFHVVTDFNDNLISNRHFKLVYCICHLLGMMSCCLNPILYGFLNNGIKADLRALIHCLHMS, from the coding sequence ATGGAGGTTACATTTGAAGAGAATGTTAACAAGACATTTGTCACAGAGAACAATACTGCTGCCAGTCGGAACACAGCCTTCCCTGCCTGGGAGGACTATAGAGGCACAGAGAACAATACTTCTGCTGCTCGGAACACTGCCTTCCCTGTCTGGGAGGACTACAGAGGCAGTGTTGATGATTTACAATACTTTCTGATTGGGCTCTATACATTTGTAAGTCTTCTTGGCTTTATGGGAAATCTACTTATTTTAATGGCTGTTATGAAAAAGCGGAATCAGAAGACTACAGTGAACTTTCTCATAGGCAACCTGGCCTTCTCTGATATCTTGGTTGTCCTGTTTTGCTCACCTTTCACCCTGACCTCTGTCTTGTTGGATCAGTGGATGTTTGGCAAGGCCATGTGCCATATCATGCCATTCCTTCAGTGTGTGTCAGTTCTGGTTTCAACTCTGATTTTAATATCCATTGCCATTGTCAGGTATCACATGATAAAGCACCCGATATCTAACAATTTAACAGCAAACCATGGCTATTTCCTGATAGCTACTGTCTGGACACTGGGCTTTGCCATCTGTTCTCCGCTCCCAGTGTTTCACAGTCTTGTGGAACTTAAGGAAACCTTTGGCTCAGCATTGCTGAGCAGCAAGTATTTGTGTGTTGAGTCATGGCCCTCTGATTCATACAGAATTGCTTTCACAATCTCTTTATTGCTAGTTCAGTATATCCTGCCTTTAGTGTGTTTAACAGTAAGTCATACTAGCGTTTGCAGGAGTATAAGCTGTGGATTGTCccacaaagaaaacagacttgAAGAAAACGAAATGATCAACTTAACTCTACATCCATCCAAAAAGAGCAGGAACCAGGCAAAACCCCCCAACACTCAAAAGTGGAGCTACTCATTCATCAGGAAGCACAGAAGAAGGTACAGCAAGAAAACGGCATGTGTGTTACCCGCCCCAGCAGGACCATCCCAGGAAAAGCACCTAACtgttccagaaaagccaggctCCGTCCGTAGTCAGCTGTCACCATCCAGTAAGGTCATTCCAGGGGTCCCAATCTGCTTTGAGGTGAAACCTGAAGAAAGCTCAGATGCTCATGAGATGAGAGTCAAACGTTCCATCACGAGAATTAAAAAGAGATCTCGAAGTGTTTTCTACAGACTGACCGTATTGATACTAGTGTTTGCTGTTAGCTGGATGCCACTCCACGTCTTCCACGTGGTGACTGATTTCAATGATAACCTGATTTCCAACAGGCATTTCAAGCTGGTTTACTGCATCTGTCACTTGTTAGGCATGATGTCCTGTTGTCTAAATCCTATCCTATATGGATTTCTTAATAATGGTATCAAAGCAGACTTGAGAGCCCTTATACACTGCCTACACATGTCatga